In Clostridium ljungdahlii DSM 13528, the genomic window GTTTATAACAGGAACTACTTTAATAAATAAAACCTTACCGAGACTTCTTCAGCTTAGTAAAAATGCTTACGTTACTGTTGTAGGACCTAGTACACCTATGACTAAGTGCTTATATAAGTATGGTATTAATATGCTTGCAGGGACTGTAGTTACAGAACGTAATAAAGTATGGAATTTAATCAGAGAAGGCGGTAGACATGAATTTTTTAATAATGGGGCGCTCATGGTTAAAATACCTAAAGACAAAGTAAAATAAAATAAAACAAGGAAGTTGACAGTAAAAATGGGGGAGCAATTATGTGGGAGATATATAATAACCTTATTTCAAGAATACCAGAAAATATAGAAATAAAAAGATGTTTAATGGGAGTAAATTGGTTTTTAGTGGAGTCCGAGGGAATTGGCATGGCAATGAGACCTTTAGAAGTGTATGGTAAGGTAAGTATTCCTGAGCATATAGCAGGAATGAAGGTTTGTGAAATAGCTAGGTATGTAAAGTCCTGGAATAATTACGAGGCTGCACTTGGATTGGCAGCAATAAATTCGGTAATAAATACTGAAAGTAATGTTTCTAAAATTTATCCCGGTGATTTAAATGGACAACCTAATGAATCTTCATTTATATCGTTAAAGGAAGAAATAATAGGAAAGAATGTCACAGTAATAGGGCATTTCCCGAGAGTAGAAGCACTTAGAAGAATATGTAAACTGTCAATATTAGAGAGAAAACCTGATGGGGGAGATTACCCTGATCCAGCCTGTGAGTATATTTTACCTTATCAGGATTATGTTTTTATAACAGGAACGACTATTATAAATAAAACTCTTCCAAGGCTTCTTGAATTGAGTAAAAATGCAAATGTAATATTAATTGGACCAAGTGTTCCTATAACTGAAATGTTGTTTAGTTATGGGGTTGATGTATTAGCTGGTACAGTTATTCTTGAAAAGGAAAGAGCCTGGGATGTTATACAAGAAGGCAACCCAACAAAGTTTTTTAAACGTGGTGCCAGAAGAGTTAACATAAGTTTTGAAGATTATAAAAATGTACAATGGAGAGATGAAGTTCGATTAAGTAGGAAAGATATTTAAAAGATAATCAAATTAAGTTATTTGAAACAGGCAAAGCTGTTTAATTGATATAAAAAATTAAGATAGGATGTGAAAGTATAATGAAAAAAATAAGAAGAGTTAGAAATTTAATTGCAATTATTTTTGCAGCTGTGTTTTTGCTAGCAGGATGTGGACAAAGTAGCACAGATTCTACAAAGAGTAGTGAAAAATCGCAGCAAAAAGTTATAACTGATGCTGCAGGGCAGAAAGTGAAAGTTCCTGCCAAAATTGATAAAATAGCCGATGCATGGCCGGCACATAATGAAATGGTAACTATGCTTGGAGCTGGAAATAAGATAGTTTCAACAATTTCTACTCCGCAATCTGTTCCGTGGCTTTATAAAGTAAATCCACAGATGAAAAGTGCAGTTACTGATTTTACAAATGAAAGTGTAAATACAGAAGAAGTTTTAAAGACAAAACCTGATATATTGTTTATGCCGATAAATTCTAAGACAGCAGGAAAGGTAAAGGAACTTGGAATTCCTACA contains:
- a CDS encoding DUF364 domain-containing protein; the encoded protein is MWEIYNNLISRIPENIEIKRCLMGVNWFLVESEGIGMAMRPLEVYGKVSIPEHIAGMKVCEIARYVKSWNNYEAALGLAAINSVINTESNVSKIYPGDLNGQPNESSFISLKEEIIGKNVTVIGHFPRVEALRRICKLSILERKPDGGDYPDPACEYILPYQDYVFITGTTIINKTLPRLLELSKNANVILIGPSVPITEMLFSYGVDVLAGTVILEKERAWDVIQEGNPTKFFKRGARRVNISFEDYKNVQWRDEVRLSRKDI